The following are encoded together in the Chaetodon trifascialis isolate fChaTrf1 chromosome 3, fChaTrf1.hap1, whole genome shotgun sequence genome:
- the matn4 gene encoding matrilin-4 isoform X1: MKMRQLRGLSGFILLALAVLATARPKAGPEQKCKSGPVDLVFLIDSSRSVRPHEFETMRKFMIDILNTLDIGLNATRVGVVQYSSQVRSEFSLKTHAKLDAMVKGINQIIPLAQGTMTGLAIKYVMNAAFTAEAGDRPKVPNVAVIVTDGRPQDRVAEVAAEAREKGIEIYAVGVARADMTSLRAMASPPFEDHVFLVESFDLIHQFGLQFQDKLCGVDLCLESDHGCEHICESSPGSFQCLCLPGYALNDDGKTCAAIDLCAEGKHDCEQICVSSPGSFTCDCNKGFKLNDDKKTCSMIDYCSFGNHSCDHECVSVLSGYHCRCDQGHRLLDDGKTCQAIDLCAEGKHDCEQICVSAPGVFTCDCNKGFTLNEDKKTCSPIDLCAEGKHDCEQICVSAPGVFTCDCNKGFKLNKDKKTCTNMDLCNTVEHGCEHQCVSTPGSYYCICPEGQLLQEDGKSCGTCKSANIDLVLLIDGSKSVRPQNFELVKKFVNQVVDSLDVSAHGTRVGLVQYSSRVRTEFPLNMYHTADEIKAAVMKVQYMEKGTMTGLALKHMVENSFSEAEGARPASRNIPRIGLVFTDGRSQDDITEFAKKAKEAGITMYAVGVGKAVEDELREIASEPVEKHFYYTTDFTAISTIAENLKLNVCPEESQGEIEVKDPCACESLVEFQQATMSSLEQLTQKHIL; encoded by the exons ATGAAGATGAGACAGCTGAGAGGACTGAGCGGCTTCATTCTGTTGGCCCTGGCCGTCCTCGCCACCGCCAGGCCAAAAGCAG GTCCGGAGCAGAAATGTAAGTCTGGTCCGGTGGATCTGGTCTTCCTCATCGACAGCTCCCGCAGCGTCAGGCCACACGAGTTTGAGACCATGAGGAAGTTCATGATCGACATCCTGAACACTCTGGACATCGGACTCAACGCCACCAGAGTGGGGGTGGTTCAGTACTCCAGCCAG GTCCGCAGTGAGTTCTCTCTGAAGACCCACGCCAAGCTGGACGCCATGGTGAAAGGCATCAACCAGATCATTCCCCTCGCTCAGGGCACCATGACCGGCCTCGCCATCAAATACGTGATGAATGCCGCCTTTACTGCTGAGGCGGGAGACAGGCCGAAG GTCCCCAACGTGGCTGTGATCGTGACCGATGGACGTCCTCAGGACCGTGTGGCGGAGGTGGCAGCTGAGGCCCGAGAGAAAGGCATCGAGATCTACGCCGTGGGGGTGGCCCGAGCCGACATGACGTCTCTGAGGGCCATGGCATCTCCGCCCTTTGAGGACCACGTCTTCCTGGTGGAGTCCTTCGATCTCATCCACCAGTTCGGGCTCCAGTTCCAGGACAAGCTCTGTG gtgtgGATCTGTGTCTGGAGTCGGACCACGGCTGCGAGCACATCTGCGAGAGCTCGCCGGGCTCCTTCCAGTGCCTCTGCCTGCCCGGATACGCCCTGAACGACGACGGGAAAACGTGTGCAG ccatCGACCTGTGTGCTGAGGGGAAACATGACTGTGAACAAATCTGCGTCAGCTCTCCTGGTTCCTTCACCTGCGACTGCAACAAAGGATTCAAGCTGAACGACGACAAGAAGACCTGCTCAA TGATCGACTACTGTTCGTTTGGGAACCACAGTTGTGATCacgagtgtgtgagtgtgctcaGCGGCTATCACTGCCGCTGCGACCAGGGACACAGGCTGCTGGACGACGGCAAGACCTGCCAGG CCATTGACCTGTGTGCTGAGGGGAAACATGACTGTGAACAGATCTGCGTCAGCGCGCCCGGCGTCTTCACCTGCGACTGCAACAAAGGATTCACACTGAATGAGGACAAGAAGACCTGCTCAC CCATTGACCTGTGTGCCGAGGGGAAGCACGACTGTGAACAGATCTGCGTCAGCGCGCCCGGCGTCTTCACCTGCGACTGCAACAAAGGATTCAAACTcaacaaagacaagaagacCTGCACAA acatgGACCTGTGTAACACAGTGGAGCATGGCTGTGAGCACCAGTGTGTGAGCACTCCAGGATCTTATTACTGCATCTGTCCAGAgggacagctgctgcaggaggacggCAAGAGCTGCGGCA ccTGCAAGTCTGCCAACATCGACCTGGTGCTTCTGATTGACGGCTCCAAAAGTGTCCGCCCTCAAAACTTTGAGCTGGTCAAAAAGTTTGTTAACCAG GTCGTGGACTCTCTGGACGTGTCTGCTCACGGCACCAGAGTCGGCCTGGTTCAGTACTCCAGCCGCGTCAGGACAGAGTTCCCTCTCAACATGTACCACACGGCTGACGAGATCAAAGCTGCAGTCATGAAG GTTCAATACATGGAGAAAGGCACCATGACAGGTCTGGCCCTTAAACACATGGTGGAGAACAGCTTCTCAGAGGCAGAGGGCGCTCGTCCTGCCAGCCGCAACATCCCACGAATCGGACTGGTGTTCACCGACGGGCGCTCGCAGGACGACATCACAGAGTTCGCCAAGAAGGCCAAAGAAGCCG GTATCACCATGTATGCGGTGGGTGTTGGAAAAGCTGTGGAGGATGAACTTCGTGAGATCGCATCTGAGCCTGTGGAGAAACATTTCTACTACACCACCGACTTCACTGCCATCAGCACCATCGCTGAGAACCTCAAACTCAACGTCTGCCCAG AGGAGAGTCAGGGGGAGATCGAGGTGAAGGATCCATGTGCCTGTGAGAGTCTGGTGGAGTTCCAGCAGGCCACCATGAGCAGCCTGGAGCAGCTCACACAGAAGCATATCCTTTAA
- the matn4 gene encoding matrilin-4 isoform X2, with translation MKMRQLRGLSGFILLALAVLATARPKAGPEQKCKSGPVDLVFLIDSSRSVRPHEFETMRKFMIDILNTLDIGLNATRVGVVQYSSQVRSEFSLKTHAKLDAMVKGINQIIPLAQGTMTGLAIKYVMNAAFTAEAGDRPKVPNVAVIVTDGRPQDRVAEVAAEAREKGIEIYAVGVARADMTSLRAMASPPFEDHVFLVESFDLIHQFGLQFQDKLCGVDLCLESDHGCEHICESSPGSFQCLCLPGYALNDDGKTCAAIDLCAEGKHDCEQICVSSPGSFTCDCNKGFKLNDDKKTCSMIDYCSFGNHSCDHECVSVLSGYHCRCDQGHRLLDDGKTCQAIDLCAEGKHDCEQICVSAPGVFTCDCNKGFTLNEDKKTCSPIDLCAEGKHDCEQICVSAPGVFTCDCNKGFKLNKDKKTCTNMDLCNTVEHGCEHQCVSTPGSYYCICPEGQLLQEDGKSCGTCKSANIDLVLLIDGSKSVRPQNFELVKKFVNQVVDSLDVSAHGTRVGLVQYSSRVRTEFPLNMYHTADEIKAAVMKVQYMEKGTMTGLALKHMVENSFSEAEGARPASRNIPRIGLVFTDGRSQDDITEFAKKAKEAGITMYAVGVGKAVEDELREIASEPVEKHFYYTTDFTAISTIAENLKLNVCPEESQGEIEVKDPCACESLVEFQQATMSSLEQLTQKLTGMTARLEQLENQLLSRK, from the exons ATGAAGATGAGACAGCTGAGAGGACTGAGCGGCTTCATTCTGTTGGCCCTGGCCGTCCTCGCCACCGCCAGGCCAAAAGCAG GTCCGGAGCAGAAATGTAAGTCTGGTCCGGTGGATCTGGTCTTCCTCATCGACAGCTCCCGCAGCGTCAGGCCACACGAGTTTGAGACCATGAGGAAGTTCATGATCGACATCCTGAACACTCTGGACATCGGACTCAACGCCACCAGAGTGGGGGTGGTTCAGTACTCCAGCCAG GTCCGCAGTGAGTTCTCTCTGAAGACCCACGCCAAGCTGGACGCCATGGTGAAAGGCATCAACCAGATCATTCCCCTCGCTCAGGGCACCATGACCGGCCTCGCCATCAAATACGTGATGAATGCCGCCTTTACTGCTGAGGCGGGAGACAGGCCGAAG GTCCCCAACGTGGCTGTGATCGTGACCGATGGACGTCCTCAGGACCGTGTGGCGGAGGTGGCAGCTGAGGCCCGAGAGAAAGGCATCGAGATCTACGCCGTGGGGGTGGCCCGAGCCGACATGACGTCTCTGAGGGCCATGGCATCTCCGCCCTTTGAGGACCACGTCTTCCTGGTGGAGTCCTTCGATCTCATCCACCAGTTCGGGCTCCAGTTCCAGGACAAGCTCTGTG gtgtgGATCTGTGTCTGGAGTCGGACCACGGCTGCGAGCACATCTGCGAGAGCTCGCCGGGCTCCTTCCAGTGCCTCTGCCTGCCCGGATACGCCCTGAACGACGACGGGAAAACGTGTGCAG ccatCGACCTGTGTGCTGAGGGGAAACATGACTGTGAACAAATCTGCGTCAGCTCTCCTGGTTCCTTCACCTGCGACTGCAACAAAGGATTCAAGCTGAACGACGACAAGAAGACCTGCTCAA TGATCGACTACTGTTCGTTTGGGAACCACAGTTGTGATCacgagtgtgtgagtgtgctcaGCGGCTATCACTGCCGCTGCGACCAGGGACACAGGCTGCTGGACGACGGCAAGACCTGCCAGG CCATTGACCTGTGTGCTGAGGGGAAACATGACTGTGAACAGATCTGCGTCAGCGCGCCCGGCGTCTTCACCTGCGACTGCAACAAAGGATTCACACTGAATGAGGACAAGAAGACCTGCTCAC CCATTGACCTGTGTGCCGAGGGGAAGCACGACTGTGAACAGATCTGCGTCAGCGCGCCCGGCGTCTTCACCTGCGACTGCAACAAAGGATTCAAACTcaacaaagacaagaagacCTGCACAA acatgGACCTGTGTAACACAGTGGAGCATGGCTGTGAGCACCAGTGTGTGAGCACTCCAGGATCTTATTACTGCATCTGTCCAGAgggacagctgctgcaggaggacggCAAGAGCTGCGGCA ccTGCAAGTCTGCCAACATCGACCTGGTGCTTCTGATTGACGGCTCCAAAAGTGTCCGCCCTCAAAACTTTGAGCTGGTCAAAAAGTTTGTTAACCAG GTCGTGGACTCTCTGGACGTGTCTGCTCACGGCACCAGAGTCGGCCTGGTTCAGTACTCCAGCCGCGTCAGGACAGAGTTCCCTCTCAACATGTACCACACGGCTGACGAGATCAAAGCTGCAGTCATGAAG GTTCAATACATGGAGAAAGGCACCATGACAGGTCTGGCCCTTAAACACATGGTGGAGAACAGCTTCTCAGAGGCAGAGGGCGCTCGTCCTGCCAGCCGCAACATCCCACGAATCGGACTGGTGTTCACCGACGGGCGCTCGCAGGACGACATCACAGAGTTCGCCAAGAAGGCCAAAGAAGCCG GTATCACCATGTATGCGGTGGGTGTTGGAAAAGCTGTGGAGGATGAACTTCGTGAGATCGCATCTGAGCCTGTGGAGAAACATTTCTACTACACCACCGACTTCACTGCCATCAGCACCATCGCTGAGAACCTCAAACTCAACGTCTGCCCAG AGGAGAGTCAGGGGGAGATCGAGGTGAAGGATCCATGTGCCTGTGAGAGTCTGGTGGAGTTCCAGCAGGCCACCATGAGCAGCCTGGAGCAGCTCACACAGAAGC TGACGGGGATGACCGCTCgtctggagcagctggagaaccAGCTCCTCTCCAGGAAGTGA